A stretch of the Aegilops tauschii subsp. strangulata cultivar AL8/78 chromosome 4, Aet v6.0, whole genome shotgun sequence genome encodes the following:
- the LOC109738298 gene encoding 2,3-bisphosphoglycerate-independent phosphoglycerate mutase: MMARRPGAGEERPWKLAEHARLGKGKVVGVVVLDGWGEAPPDPFNCIHVADTPTLDALKKGAPERWRLIKAHGTAVGLPTDDDMGNSEVGHNALGAGQIYAQGAKLVDLALASGKIYEGEGFKYIQQSFETGTLHLIGLLSDGGVHSRIDQLQLLLKGASEHGAKRIRVHILTDGRDVLDGSSVTFVETLENDLAKLREKGVDARIASGGGRMYVTMDRYENDWQVVKRGWDAQVLGETPHKFPSALEAVKKLRDDPKANDQYLPPFVVLDESGKPVGPIVDGDAVVTFNFRADRMVMLAKALEYEDFDKFDRVRFPRIRYAGMLQYDGELKLPSHYLVAPPEIERTSGEYLARNGVRTYACSETVKFGHVTFFWNGNRSGYFNPNLERYEEIPSDTGIPFNVQPRMKAVEVAEKARDAILSGKFDQVRVNIPNADMVGHTGDLEATIVGCKAADEAVKIILDAIEQVGGIFVVTADHGNAEDMVKRDKSRKPIRDKDGNVQPLTSHTLNPVPIAIGGPGLAPGATFREDLPDAGLANVAATVINLHGFEAPHHYEPTLIQVSPVPF, from the exons ATGATGGCGCGCAGGCCGGGGGCAGGGGAGGAGAGGCCGTGGAAGCTGGCTGAACATGCGAGGCTGGGGAAAGGGAAGGTGGTGGGCGTGGTGGTGCTGGACGGCTGGGGCGAGGCGCCGCCCGACCCCTTCAACTGCATCCACGTCGCCGACACCCCCACCCTCGACGCCCTCAAGAAG GGTGCTCCGGAGAGGTGGAGGCTGATCAAAGCTCACGGCACGGCCGTGGGGCTGCCTACGGATGATGACATGGGGAACAGCGAGGTCGGCCACAATGCGCTAGGAGCCGGCCAGATATATGCCCAAGG TGCAAAACTGGTGGATTTGGCGCTCGCCTCTGGGAAGATATATGAGGGGGAGGGTTTTAAGTACATCCAGCAGTCGTTTGAGACTGGTACTTTGCACCTCATTGGTTTGCTGAGCGATGGGGGGGTGCATTCAAGGATCGACCAGCTGCAG CTGCTTCTGAAGGGGGCTAGTGAACATGGAGCAAAGAGGATACGGGTTCATATCCTTACCGACGGTCGCGACGTATTGGATGGCAGCAGTGTCACATTCGTGGAAACGCTTGAGAATGATCTGGCAAAGCTACGGGAGAAGGGTGTTGATGCAAGAATTGCATCTGGTGGAGGCAGGATGTATGTTACGATGGACCGCTATGAG AATGATTGGCAAGTTGTGAAGCGTGGCTGGGATGCGCAGGTTCTTGGTGAAACCCCACACAAGTTTCCAAGTGCCCTTGAAGCCGTGAAGAAGCTGAGGGATGATCCCAAGGCCAATGACCAGTATTTACCCCCGTTCGTCGTCCTCGATGAAAGCGGAAAACCGGTTGGGCCCATAGTGGATGGAGACGCTGTTGTGACATTTAACTTCAGAGCTGATCGAATGGTGATGCTTGCAAAGGCGCTAGAGTACGAGGATTTCGACAAATTCGACCGTGTCAGATTCCCGAGGATTCGCTACGCCGGTATGCTTCAGTATGACGGCGAACTAAAGCTACCAAGTCATTACCTTGTTGCTCCCCCGGAGATAGAGAGGACGTCCGGTGAGTACCTGGCGCGCAACGGCGTACGCACCTACGCTTGCAG CGAGACTGTGAAATTTGGTCATGTCACCTTTTTCTGGAACGGGAATCGGTCGGGCTACTTCAACCCAAACCTGGAAAGATACGAAGAAATTCCAAGTGACACCGGCATACCCTTCAATGTACAGCCAAGAATGAAGGCCGTGGAAGTTGCAGAGAAGGCACGGGATGCCATCCTCAGTGGCAAATTTGATCAG GTACGGGTAAACATCCCGAATGCAGACATGGTTGGGCACACAGGTGACCTTGAAGCCACCATCGTTGGGTGCAAGGCCGCTGATGAAGCCGTCAAGATTATTCTTGACGCCATTGAACAAGTAGGTGGCATCTTCGTGGTCACCGCAGACCACGGCAATGCCGAGGACATGGTGAAAAGAGACAAATCCAGGAAACCAATTCGCGACAAAGACGGGAATGTGCAGCCCCTTACCTCACACACACTGAATCCA GTCCCCATCGCCATCGGAGGTCCAGGGCTTGCGCCAGGGGCTACATTCCGGGAGGACCTTCCGGATGCCGGGCTTGCCAACGTTGCGGCGACAGTCATCAACCTCCATGGTTTCGAGGCCCCTCATCACTATGAGCCAACTCTCATCCAAGTCTCGCCGGTTCCCTTCTGA
- the LOC141021841 gene encoding uncharacterized protein: MLQRLTNRHAASSISLFIDDVVIFCHPTSSELATIRELLRVFGDASGLRTNFCKCSATPIRCDLEVTTAIDSTIGCVVTAFPIVYLGLPLSIRKTPSSALLPLVDNLARKLATWKAVLLSRGERLTLVRHLLTAMPIHILMAIAICLAILKKITRII; the protein is encoded by the coding sequence ATGCTCCAACGCCTCACCAACCGACACGCCGCGTCAAGCATATCCCTGTTCATCGATGATGTGGTGATCTTCTGCCACCCAACCAGCTCGGAGCTGGCCACGATCCGCGAGCTGCTGCGGGTGTTCGGCGACGCTTCCGGCCTGCGCACCAACTTCTGCAAATGCTCGGCCACCCCCATTCGCTGCGACCTGGAGGTGACCACCGCCATCGATTCCACGATTGGATGCGTTGTCACCGCTTTCCCCATCGTCTACTTGGGCCTCCCCCTGTCCATCCGCAAGACCCCCTCCTCGGCGTTGCTCCCCTTGGTGGACAATCTTGCGAGAAAGCTCGCGACCTGGAAGGCTGTGCTTCTATCTCGCGGTGAGCGGCTTACCCTTGTGCGCCACTTGCTCACCGCCATGCCTATTCACATCCTCATGGCGATCGCTATCTGTCTGGCGATCCTCAAGAAAATTACGCGCATCATCTGA
- the LOC109738297 gene encoding uncharacterized protein isoform X1 produces MEGRVAGDVELDSAVFQVSLTKNRYEAIACNGESAESVASGPFDQLVLHLEDAKNFQSRSSSGSFKLLLAGDAKGSTWFTKSTLERFLHIINSPDASKTANGILQEMSQLEETRKFHDYLQSKEQQNLMGGALTGGLSSTTGKPQQGNIGPNSSVATKNELLRALDLRLSALKEEILVLLSRAVGSKLLNKEVSDLSGFVQHFGTSEFSWLMRCLLLIRDCQPSELPPHQASTAERKDDALETRDISSQANIQRHITSNVSPAKLAQVERKMSMESDDSSESTDEDEAVVERSRPLMRSASPRRSASPMRRVQIGRSGSRRSTPIAIKSLSYFPPSQRVALDKDDESSCNGETDQPPRRSDNNVRRMSVQDAISLFEKKQKGENLDSESKKAGLVATKSVLRRWSSGMGDSLNSNTSEEKTSDSTSQSKSNNMASDAEKNEAELQAETDAAPNSVVAPEAGSYDADGHGITVSEMENVVSSHTNISAEQTHSGQESNSDRAVASAEWNRQKEAELNQMLMKMMEVMPGKFAGANVTATGLISASEKKGGLQREKRDTKVRTEKSVKRPAKETSTKLLKESVGQNRAAVTPKTSITTEKRNSPIPQRARRNSSPPVLPKEVISKTPAKKSSPKPSPAPATRSSWSGSLTKATSSTAQKTKNSPGAVSTSTPTSRRRTATASLAPQPISKVEKPLQAVKNKKEPVTATKTAIKGQEDEKTRTATKPSRVAKSSPASEEKSSAMTKSGMYNKVPKKSSVVPVESKPMKKATGISQSVGSGAVKSKVPQLGDSSKGCGIVTRAEDKEQSPVTTEPTTKVPEADLAQPAHDVDENLEISIDNDLHVEKTENPGSSLSAAEMGPSDQVEPSVVEVKPLDEDMDISSAAWVEVDHQEVTDVGESVTGEDVTSPAIEPLPSSSPRIRHSLSQMLQADSNEPEIIEWGNAENPPAIVFHKDSPKGFKRLLKFARKNKGDNNTNGLASPSVISDGEDEQEESGASDGVNSSRRTFDGSKTNSILSAQSTTSSFNATSSDRLRDRPGAAPSTKAASRSFFSLSNFRSSKTNESKLR; encoded by the exons ATGGAGGGGAGAGTTGCTGGCGACGTGGAGCTTGATTCTGCAGTGTTCCAAGTGTCATTGACCAAGAACAG GTATGAGGCAATTGCTTGTAATGGAGAGAGTGCTGAATCAGTGGCATCTGGTCCTTTCGACCAACTAGTCCTGCACTTGGAAGATGCCAAAAATTTCCAATCACGTTCATCAAGTGGCTCTTTTAAGCTGTTACTGGCTGGGGATGCAAAAGGCTCTACCTGGTTCACAAAATCCACCTTAGAGAG ATTCCTACATATCATAAATTCGCCTGATGCATCCAAAACGGCGAATGGGATTTTACAGGAAATGTCTCAGCTGGAGGAAACTAGAAAGTTTCATGATTATCTACAGTCCAAG GAACAACAAAATCTTATGGGTGGTGCTTTGACAG GTGGTCTCTCCAGCACCACTGGCAAACCACAGCAG GGAAATATTGGCCCAAATTCCTCAGTGGCTACAAA GAATGAGTTACTTCGAGCACTGGATTTGAGGCTATCAGCACTGAAAGAAGAAATCTTGGTATTATTGAGTCGAGCAGTTGGCTCTAAGTTGTTGAATAAAGAAGTATCAGATTTGTCTGGTTTTGTTCAGCATTTTGGGACATCAGAGTTTAG TTGGTTGATGAGGTGCCTACTGTTGATCCGGGATTGCCAGCCCTCAGAGCTCCCCCCACACCAAGCTTCTACTGCTGAGAGAAAGGATGATGCACTTGAAACTCGTGATATCAGTTCGCAAGCCAATATCCAAAGGCATATTACCAGTAATGTTTCCCCAGCAAAGCTTGCACAAGTTGAACGTAAAATGTCAATGGAAAGCGACGATTCCTCTGAGTCCACCGATGAAGATGAAGCTGTTGTTGAAAGAAGCCGCCCCCTTATGAGATCTGCTTCTCCTAGGAGGTCTGCTTCTCCAATGCGAAGGGTTCAAATTGGGAGATCAGGATCTCGTAGGTCAACGCCAATTGCCATCAAGAGCCTAAGTTACTTCCCTCCTAGCCAGAGAGTTGCTTTGGATAAAGATGATGAAAGCAGCTGCAATGGTGAAACAGACCAGCCTCCAAGGAGATCCGACAATAATGTAAGGAGAATGAGCGTGCAAGATGCGATTAGCCTTTTCGAGAAGAAGCAGAAGGGTGAGAATCTGGATTCTGAAAGTAAGAAAGCCGGCTTGGTCGCTACCAAATCTGTACTGCGTCGGTGGAGTTCAGGAATGGGTGACTCTTTGAACAGCAATACATCGGAAGAAAAAACCTCAGATTCTACATCTCAAAGCAAATCTAACAATATGGCTTCTGATGCAGAGAAGAATGAAGCTGAATTACAGGCTGAGACAGATGCAGCGCCAAACAGTGTAGTTGCACCTGAGGCAGGAAGTTACGATGCTGATGGCCATGGCATCACAGTGTCGGAAATGGAAAATGTGGTCTCATCCCACACTAACATTTCTGCTGAACAAACACATTCTGGGCAGGAGTCAAACAGTGATAGGGCAGTGGCCTCTGCTGAGTGGAATCGCCAGAAGGAAGCCGAACTTAATCAGATGTTAATGAAAATGATGGAGGTCATGCCTGGGAAGTTTGCAGGCGCCAATGTAACTGCTACCGGGCTCATTTCTGCAAGTGAGAAGAAAGGTGGACTTCAAAGAGAGAAGCGAGACACAAAGGTTCGAACAGAGAAAAGTGTAAAGCGACCAGCAAAGGAGACGAGCACCAAGCTCTTGAAGGAATCCGTTGGGCAGAACAGAGCAGCAGTTACCCCCAagactagcatcacaacagagaaGCGTAATTCACCTATTCCACAAAGGGCAAGGAGAAATTCATCACCTCCAGTCTTGCCAAAGGAAGTGATCTCAAAGACACCAGCAAAAAAAAGTTCCCCCAAACCATCACCTGCACCAGCTACCCGTAGTTCATGGTCAGGATCTTTGACTAAAGCAACTAGTAGTACTGCACAGAAAACTAAAAACTCTCCTGGAGCAGTTTCAACATCGACACCAACTAGCCGGAGAAGGACCGCGACAGCATCCTTGGCACCTCAGCCGATTTCAAAGGTGGAAAAACCCCTTCAAGCAGTGAAGAACAAGAAGGAACCTGTGACTGCGACAAAGACAGCCATTAAGGGGCAGGAAGATGAGAAGACAAGGACAGCAACAAAGCCAAGCAGAGTGGCTAAAAGTTCACCTGCATCAGAAGAAAAATCAAGTGCAATGACAAAGTCAGGCATGTATAACAAGGTCCCAAAGAAAAGCAGTGTTGTACCAGTAGAATCCAAACCCATGAAGAAAGCCACTGGGATTAGTCAAAGTGTTGGTTCTGGTGCTGTTAAGAGTAAAGTGCCGCAGCTTGGTGATTCTTCAAAGGGCTGTGGAATTGTTACCCGTGCGGAAGATAAGGAGCAATCTCCTGTGACAACCGAGCCAACTACCAAGGTACCAGAGGCTGATCTTGCTCAACCAGCACATGATGTTGATGAAAATTTAGAAATTTCGATCGATAATGACTTACATGTTGAAAAAACAGAAAACCCGGGCTCGAGTTTAAGCGCAGCCGAAATGGGCCCCAGTGACCAGGTTGAGCCCTCTGTCGTTGAGGTCAAACCTCTTGACGAGGACATGGACATCTCATCAGCTGCCTGGGTTGAAGTGGATCATCAAGAAGTTACTGATGTGGGTGAAAGCGTGACAGGCGAGGATGTCACCTCGCCAGCAATTGAACCGTTACCGTCTTCAAGCCCAAGAATCCGTCATTCGTTGTCACAAATGTTGCAAGCAGATAGCAACGAACCAGAAATAATAGAGTGGGGAAATGCTGAAAACCCACCCGCAATAGTTTTTCATAAAGATTCTCCAAAAGGATTCAAGAGACTTCTTAAATTTGCTCGGAAAAACAAAGGAGACAACAACACTAATGGTTTGGCAAGCCCATCGGTGATTTCTGATGGAGAGGATGAACAAGAAGAATCCGGTGCTAGTGATGGTGTAAATTCCAGCAGGAGAACTTTTGATGGTTCCAAGACTAATAGCATCTTATCAG CTCAATCAACGACCAGCAGCTTCAATGCCACAAGCTCGGATAGGCTACGGGACAGGCCTGGAGCTGCACCGTCAACTAAAG CAGCATCAAGGTCATTCTTCTCCCTCTCAAACTTCCGGAGCAGCAAAACCAACGAGTCAAAGCTTCGATAG
- the LOC109738297 gene encoding uncharacterized protein isoform X2, which translates to MEGRVAGDVELDSAVFQVSLTKNRYEAIACNGESAESVASGPFDQLVLHLEDAKNFQSRSSSGSFKLLLAGDAKGSTWFTKSTLERFLHIINSPDASKTANGILQEMSQLEETRKFHDYLQSKEQQNLMGGALTGGLSSTTGKPQQGNIGPNSSVATKNELLRALDLRLSALKEEILVLLSRAVGSKLLNKEVSDLSGFVQHFGTSEFSWLMRCLLLIRDCQPSELPPHQASTAERKDDALETRDISSQANIQRHITSNVSPAKLAQVERKMSMESDDSSESTDEDEAVVERSRPLMRSASPRRSASPMRRVQIGRSGSRRSTPIAIKSLSYFPPSQRVALDKDDESSCNGETDQPPRRSDNNVRRMSVQDAISLFEKKQKGENLDSESKKAGLVATKSVLRRWSSGMGDSLNSNTSEEKTSDSTSQSKSNNMASDAEKNEAELQAETDAAPNSVVAPEAGSYDADGHGITVSEMENVVSSHTNISAEQTHSGQESNSDRAVASAEWNRQKEAELNQMLMKMMEVMPGKFAGANVTATGLISASEKKGGLQREKRDTKVRTEKSVKRPAKETSTKLLKESVGQNRAAVTPKTSITTEKRNSPIPQRARRNSSPPVLPKEVISKTPAKKSSPKPSPAPATRSSWSGSLTKATSSTAQKTKNSPGAVSTSTPTSRRRTATASLAPQPISKVEKPLQAVKNKKEPVTATKTAIKGQEDEKTRTATKPSRVAKSSPASEEKSSAMTKSGMYNKVPKKSSVVPVESKPMKKATGISQSVGSGAVKSKVPQLGDSSKGCGIVTRAEDKEQSPVTTEPTTKVPEADLAQPAHDVDENLEISIDNDLHVEKTENPGSSLSAAEMGPSDQVEPSVVEVKPLDEDMDISSAAWVEVDHQEVTDVGESVTGEDVTSPAIEPLPSSSPRIRHSLSQMLQADSNEPEIIEWGNAENPPAIVFHKDSPKGFKRLLKFARKNKGDNNTNGLASPSVISDGEDEQEESGASDGVNSSRRTFDGSKTNSILSAQSTTSSFNATSSDRLRDRPGAAPSTKASRSFFSLSNFRSSKTNESKLR; encoded by the exons ATGGAGGGGAGAGTTGCTGGCGACGTGGAGCTTGATTCTGCAGTGTTCCAAGTGTCATTGACCAAGAACAG GTATGAGGCAATTGCTTGTAATGGAGAGAGTGCTGAATCAGTGGCATCTGGTCCTTTCGACCAACTAGTCCTGCACTTGGAAGATGCCAAAAATTTCCAATCACGTTCATCAAGTGGCTCTTTTAAGCTGTTACTGGCTGGGGATGCAAAAGGCTCTACCTGGTTCACAAAATCCACCTTAGAGAG ATTCCTACATATCATAAATTCGCCTGATGCATCCAAAACGGCGAATGGGATTTTACAGGAAATGTCTCAGCTGGAGGAAACTAGAAAGTTTCATGATTATCTACAGTCCAAG GAACAACAAAATCTTATGGGTGGTGCTTTGACAG GTGGTCTCTCCAGCACCACTGGCAAACCACAGCAG GGAAATATTGGCCCAAATTCCTCAGTGGCTACAAA GAATGAGTTACTTCGAGCACTGGATTTGAGGCTATCAGCACTGAAAGAAGAAATCTTGGTATTATTGAGTCGAGCAGTTGGCTCTAAGTTGTTGAATAAAGAAGTATCAGATTTGTCTGGTTTTGTTCAGCATTTTGGGACATCAGAGTTTAG TTGGTTGATGAGGTGCCTACTGTTGATCCGGGATTGCCAGCCCTCAGAGCTCCCCCCACACCAAGCTTCTACTGCTGAGAGAAAGGATGATGCACTTGAAACTCGTGATATCAGTTCGCAAGCCAATATCCAAAGGCATATTACCAGTAATGTTTCCCCAGCAAAGCTTGCACAAGTTGAACGTAAAATGTCAATGGAAAGCGACGATTCCTCTGAGTCCACCGATGAAGATGAAGCTGTTGTTGAAAGAAGCCGCCCCCTTATGAGATCTGCTTCTCCTAGGAGGTCTGCTTCTCCAATGCGAAGGGTTCAAATTGGGAGATCAGGATCTCGTAGGTCAACGCCAATTGCCATCAAGAGCCTAAGTTACTTCCCTCCTAGCCAGAGAGTTGCTTTGGATAAAGATGATGAAAGCAGCTGCAATGGTGAAACAGACCAGCCTCCAAGGAGATCCGACAATAATGTAAGGAGAATGAGCGTGCAAGATGCGATTAGCCTTTTCGAGAAGAAGCAGAAGGGTGAGAATCTGGATTCTGAAAGTAAGAAAGCCGGCTTGGTCGCTACCAAATCTGTACTGCGTCGGTGGAGTTCAGGAATGGGTGACTCTTTGAACAGCAATACATCGGAAGAAAAAACCTCAGATTCTACATCTCAAAGCAAATCTAACAATATGGCTTCTGATGCAGAGAAGAATGAAGCTGAATTACAGGCTGAGACAGATGCAGCGCCAAACAGTGTAGTTGCACCTGAGGCAGGAAGTTACGATGCTGATGGCCATGGCATCACAGTGTCGGAAATGGAAAATGTGGTCTCATCCCACACTAACATTTCTGCTGAACAAACACATTCTGGGCAGGAGTCAAACAGTGATAGGGCAGTGGCCTCTGCTGAGTGGAATCGCCAGAAGGAAGCCGAACTTAATCAGATGTTAATGAAAATGATGGAGGTCATGCCTGGGAAGTTTGCAGGCGCCAATGTAACTGCTACCGGGCTCATTTCTGCAAGTGAGAAGAAAGGTGGACTTCAAAGAGAGAAGCGAGACACAAAGGTTCGAACAGAGAAAAGTGTAAAGCGACCAGCAAAGGAGACGAGCACCAAGCTCTTGAAGGAATCCGTTGGGCAGAACAGAGCAGCAGTTACCCCCAagactagcatcacaacagagaaGCGTAATTCACCTATTCCACAAAGGGCAAGGAGAAATTCATCACCTCCAGTCTTGCCAAAGGAAGTGATCTCAAAGACACCAGCAAAAAAAAGTTCCCCCAAACCATCACCTGCACCAGCTACCCGTAGTTCATGGTCAGGATCTTTGACTAAAGCAACTAGTAGTACTGCACAGAAAACTAAAAACTCTCCTGGAGCAGTTTCAACATCGACACCAACTAGCCGGAGAAGGACCGCGACAGCATCCTTGGCACCTCAGCCGATTTCAAAGGTGGAAAAACCCCTTCAAGCAGTGAAGAACAAGAAGGAACCTGTGACTGCGACAAAGACAGCCATTAAGGGGCAGGAAGATGAGAAGACAAGGACAGCAACAAAGCCAAGCAGAGTGGCTAAAAGTTCACCTGCATCAGAAGAAAAATCAAGTGCAATGACAAAGTCAGGCATGTATAACAAGGTCCCAAAGAAAAGCAGTGTTGTACCAGTAGAATCCAAACCCATGAAGAAAGCCACTGGGATTAGTCAAAGTGTTGGTTCTGGTGCTGTTAAGAGTAAAGTGCCGCAGCTTGGTGATTCTTCAAAGGGCTGTGGAATTGTTACCCGTGCGGAAGATAAGGAGCAATCTCCTGTGACAACCGAGCCAACTACCAAGGTACCAGAGGCTGATCTTGCTCAACCAGCACATGATGTTGATGAAAATTTAGAAATTTCGATCGATAATGACTTACATGTTGAAAAAACAGAAAACCCGGGCTCGAGTTTAAGCGCAGCCGAAATGGGCCCCAGTGACCAGGTTGAGCCCTCTGTCGTTGAGGTCAAACCTCTTGACGAGGACATGGACATCTCATCAGCTGCCTGGGTTGAAGTGGATCATCAAGAAGTTACTGATGTGGGTGAAAGCGTGACAGGCGAGGATGTCACCTCGCCAGCAATTGAACCGTTACCGTCTTCAAGCCCAAGAATCCGTCATTCGTTGTCACAAATGTTGCAAGCAGATAGCAACGAACCAGAAATAATAGAGTGGGGAAATGCTGAAAACCCACCCGCAATAGTTTTTCATAAAGATTCTCCAAAAGGATTCAAGAGACTTCTTAAATTTGCTCGGAAAAACAAAGGAGACAACAACACTAATGGTTTGGCAAGCCCATCGGTGATTTCTGATGGAGAGGATGAACAAGAAGAATCCGGTGCTAGTGATGGTGTAAATTCCAGCAGGAGAACTTTTGATGGTTCCAAGACTAATAGCATCTTATCAG CTCAATCAACGACCAGCAGCTTCAATGCCACAAGCTCGGATAGGCTACGGGACAGGCCTGGAGCTGCACCGTCAACTAAAG CATCAAGGTCATTCTTCTCCCTCTCAAACTTCCGGAGCAGCAAAACCAACGAGTCAAAGCTTCGATAG